A stretch of Sebastes fasciatus isolate fSebFas1 chromosome 19, fSebFas1.pri, whole genome shotgun sequence DNA encodes these proteins:
- the lman2la gene encoding lectin, mannose-binding 2-like a → MAASSRSLHYSEPKSPFRRKTMPFKPYWTFAFLIVTASRCFADDDHEMEEFLKREYSLSKPYQGVGSLGSSHWELMGDAMVTTEQVRLTPDKQSRQGAVWGRLPCHLTDWEMQVHFKIHGKGKKNLNGDGLAIWYTKERAQKGPVFGNMDNFTGLGVFVDTYPNEEKQLEAQKKRYTPRTQRIFPFVLAMVGNGSISYDHERDGRPTELGGCNAMVRNLKHDTFLFIRYVRRRLTIMIDIDGQHEWRDCLDIPGVRLPLGYYFGATSITGDLSDNHDIISLKLYQLTVLRSQREEEEEDDKEEITIPSVDNIELLRSGQSDEGMSGIAIFFTVLFSMLGCIFLIVIGLVVYSHWNESRRKRFY, encoded by the exons ATGGCTGCCAGCAGCAGGAGTCTTCATTACAGTGAGCCCAAATCACCATTCAGACGGAAAACAATGCCTTTTAAACCATACTGGACTTTCGCTTTTCTTATTGTCACTGCGAGCCGGTGTTTCGCCGACGATGACCACGAAATGGAGGAGTTTTTGAAGCGGGAATACTCCCTTTCCAAGCCTTACCAAG GTGTGGGATCCCTGGGCTCCTCCCACTGGGAGCTGATGGGGGATGCCATGGTAACCACCGAGCAGGTGCGCCTCACACCTGACAAGCAGAGCCGGCAGGGGGCAGTGTGGGGCCGCCTT cCTTGCCATCTGACAGACTGGGAGATGCAGGTGCACTTTAAGATTCAtgggaaaggaaagaagaacCTGAATGGTGACGGGCTGGCCATTTGGTACACTAAGGAGCGTGCACAGAAAG GTCCTGTATTTGGAAATATGGACAACTTCACTGGTTTGGGTGTGTTTGTGGACACGTATCCCAACGAGGAGAAACAGCTAGAG GCGCAGAAGAAAAGATATACTCCTCGCACACAG AGGATCTTCCCTTTCGTTCTGGCCATGGTCGGGAACGGCAGCATCAGCTACGACCACGAGCGTGACGGTCGGCCCACAGAGCTGGGCGGCTGCAACGCCATGGTGCGCAACCTCAAACATGACACCTTCCTCTTCATCCGATACGTCCGCCGCAGGCTCACG ATAATGATAGATATCGACGGGCAACATGAGTGGAGGGACTGCCTGGACATACCCGGGGTGCGGCTTCCCCTAGGCTATTATTTTGGAGCCACATCCATCACTGGAGACCTCTCAG ATAACCATGATATCATTTCCCTGAAACTCTACCAACTGACGGTGTTGCGGAGtcaaagagaagaggaagaggaggacgacaAAGAGGAGATAACCATACCCAGCGTGGATAACATTGAGCTACTCAGAT CGGGTCAGAGCGACGAAGGGATGAGCGGAATAGCTATTTTCTTCACCGTGCTCTTCTCCATGCTGGGTTGCATCTTCCTCATCGTCATCGGCCTGGTGGTCTACAGCCACTGGAACGAGAGCCGACGCAAGCGCTTCTACTGA
- the wbp1 gene encoding WW domain-binding protein 1, with amino-acid sequence MPQKALGSIVGLLCTGTCLVQGKEFCFGVNNEQYRCEMGYCCGETECCTYYYELWWFWLVWTLIIMLSCCCAYRHRRVKMRLQQEQRQREISLMAYQGASSSFISPPPLNLRFWNDCKLPDYEEVVGHPPTPPPPYSENPPETAPALPPQLSHPDAAAPQPLPEASPNSQASGSSSDQEAASIQAQCVAEENVEAPLMAAAAAEEEEDEELVTRRRHVTGDSGIEVCVCQLDVDEGSGLEEESDEEHRMCKVAGQDCCSGRQQRTFRQKEHPSEMPSQTASTSTGDHMV; translated from the exons GGCAAGGAGTTCTGTTTCGgggtaaacaatgagcagtacCGCTGTGAGATGGGGTACTGCTGTGGAGAGACAGAGTGCTGCACCTACTACTACGAGCTCTGGT GGTTCTGGTTGGTATGGACCTTGATCATCATGCTTAGCTGCTGCTGTGCCTACCGACACCGGAGGGTTAAGATGcgtctccagcaggagcagcgtcAACGTGAGATCAGCCTCATGGCCTACCAGGGAGCCTCCAGCTCCTTCATTTCCCCTCCACCACTCAATCTAA GGTTCTGGAACGACTGCAAGCTTCCTGACTATGAAGAGGTGGTAGGTCACCCCCCGACACCACCTCCCCCTTACTCTGAAAACCCCCCTGAGACTGCTCCAGCACTCCCTCCGCAACTGAGCCATCCAGACGCCGCGGCGCCACAACCCCTGCCTGAGGCAAGTCCAAACAGTCAGGCGTCAGGCTCGTCATCAGACCAGGAAGCAGCATCCATCCAAGCACAATGTGTGGCAGAGGAGAACGTGGAGGCTCCTCtgatggcggcggcggcggcggaggaggaggaggatgaggagctcGTCACTCGGCGGCGTCACGTGACCGGCGACTCAGGGATTGAGGTGTGCGTTTGTCAGCTGGACGTCGACGAGGGCTCGGGGCTCGAGGAGGAAAGCGATGAGGAGCACCGGATGTGCAAGGTCGCCGGTCAGGACTGCTGCTCCGGTCGCCAGCAGCGGACCTTCAGACAGAAGGAGCACCCCTCCGAGATGCCCAGCCAGACCGCCAGCACCAGCACTGGGGACCACATGGTGTGA